The proteins below come from a single Bacteroidales bacterium genomic window:
- a CDS encoding CPBP family intramembrane metalloprotease, which translates to MIFLLLPAQNMAKSELAGMKKIFTYFVDFHKTYFQAKLYLLALLFIALLVTFNYLLDFEDHYIDTLPKNLRVFCYFLYNCVAYYGILLIIWVFGKEKLKLTRNFWIKSLLGFLILGIDNSYVSWYGVIREIAPAATVTFYNKLVVNSVGLLTMFFPLLIVKQIFDRGDHQGLYGLTFSKVDWKPYWIMLLVMVPLIYAATYLPDFLDYYPTYKRTGGDRFAEYYNISENWAITWYEAFYIGDFLFTELFFRGFLIIGMAKLLGKNAVLPMVAAYCMLHFGKPLGEAISSIFGGYILGIIALYSRNIWGGVFVHGGIAGLMELFAFWRMN; encoded by the coding sequence ATGATTTTCCTACTTTTACCGGCGCAAAACATGGCCAAATCAGAGCTTGCCGGGATGAAAAAAATCTTTACTTATTTTGTTGATTTTCACAAAACATACTTCCAGGCAAAGTTGTATCTGCTTGCGCTCTTGTTTATTGCACTGCTGGTAACTTTCAATTATTTGCTGGATTTTGAAGACCACTATATTGACACGTTGCCAAAGAATTTGCGAGTGTTTTGCTATTTCCTTTACAATTGTGTTGCATACTATGGAATACTGCTTATCATCTGGGTTTTTGGAAAAGAAAAGCTCAAGCTGACGAGAAACTTCTGGATCAAAAGCCTGTTAGGCTTTCTTATTCTGGGAATTGATAATTCATACGTTTCCTGGTACGGTGTAATCAGGGAAATCGCTCCGGCAGCCACTGTCACCTTTTATAACAAATTGGTAGTTAACAGCGTGGGTTTGCTTACCATGTTTTTCCCTCTACTTATTGTAAAACAAATCTTCGACCGTGGCGATCATCAGGGGCTTTATGGCTTAACATTCAGCAAAGTGGATTGGAAGCCCTATTGGATCATGCTACTGGTTATGGTTCCATTGATCTATGCGGCTACTTACCTTCCCGATTTCCTTGATTACTATCCAACCTATAAACGAACCGGAGGCGACAGGTTCGCAGAGTACTACAACATTTCAGAAAACTGGGCCATTACCTGGTATGAGGCCTTTTATATTGGCGATTTCCTTTTTACGGAACTCTTTTTCCGTGGTTTTCTGATCATTGGAATGGCAAAACTACTTGGTAAGAACGCTGTGCTGCCTATGGTAGCCGCTTACTGCATGCTGCATTTTGGAAAACCGCTGGGCGAAGCGATCAGTTCAATTTTTGGTGGTTATATCCTTGGCATTATCGCCCTTTACAGCCGGAATATCTGGGGCGGAGTGTTCGTGCATGGCGGTATCGCCGGATTGATGGAGTTGTTTGCGTTTTGGCGGATGAATTGA
- a CDS encoding oligopeptide transporter, OPT family produces MTDKNNEIKGLPENAYRELKPGETYEPIMSPYKVYPEVNLRSVLLGLLMAVVFSAAAAYLGLKIGQVFEAAIPIAIIAVGLSTLGKRKNALGENVIIQSIGASSGVIVAGAIFTLPALYILDLHAEFSQVFLSSLLGGFLGILFMIPFRKYFVDDMHGKFPFPEATATTEVLVSGEKGGDQAKVLLFSGLVGGIYDFVIATFGWWNEVFTTRVIAYGDVLADRAKIVFKLNVGAAIVGLGYIIGLKYAVIICAGSFVGWFVIIPMIAHAAAAFGGDATAVAAMTAESIFREYVRMIGIGGIAMAGVIGIVRSSGIIKSAISLAAKEIFSKTANSDNNLRTRRDLPMSLIMGGILVTAILIFVFFQFGVVQNLTHALIGLLIVMVIAFLFTTVAANAIAIVGTNPVSGMTLMTLILTSLVMTSVGLSGASGMVAALVIGGVVCTALSMAGGFITDLKVGYWLGSSPYKQETWKFLGTVVSAATVGGVIIILNQTYGFKGEGALAAPQANAMAAVIEPMMTGGAAPWLLYASGAFLSLILTMLGIPALAFALGMFIPLELNTPLLVGGIIAYFVQSRSKDVGLNNARKERGTLIASGFIAGGALMGVVSAMMKFGGLDWQAAEWLRSDGSQWLAIAMFALLCVYLYRNSIKAKVE; encoded by the coding sequence ATGACTGACAAGAACAACGAAATCAAAGGCCTGCCCGAAAATGCGTATCGTGAACTCAAGCCTGGTGAAACGTATGAACCAATTATGTCGCCTTACAAGGTTTACCCCGAAGTGAACCTGCGTTCGGTTTTGTTAGGCCTGTTGATGGCAGTCGTTTTTTCAGCGGCAGCCGCTTATCTTGGACTTAAAATCGGCCAGGTTTTTGAAGCCGCTATTCCCATCGCCATCATTGCAGTTGGACTTTCCACACTCGGGAAACGTAAAAATGCGCTGGGCGAAAACGTAATTATTCAATCCATAGGGGCCAGTTCCGGGGTCATAGTAGCAGGCGCCATTTTCACCCTTCCGGCGCTTTATATTCTGGATCTCCATGCTGAGTTTTCCCAGGTCTTCCTTTCTTCTTTATTGGGCGGGTTTCTGGGAATTCTTTTTATGATCCCATTCCGCAAGTATTTTGTTGATGATATGCACGGCAAGTTCCCTTTCCCTGAGGCAACGGCCACCACCGAAGTGCTGGTTTCAGGAGAGAAGGGTGGTGATCAGGCCAAGGTGCTTCTTTTCAGCGGGCTCGTTGGCGGAATCTATGATTTTGTGATCGCAACTTTTGGTTGGTGGAACGAAGTATTTACAACCCGTGTGATCGCTTACGGCGATGTGCTGGCTGATAGGGCCAAAATTGTTTTCAAGCTGAATGTGGGCGCAGCCATTGTGGGTCTTGGTTATATAATAGGACTGAAATATGCCGTGATCATCTGCGCCGGTTCATTTGTCGGCTGGTTTGTTATCATTCCCATGATCGCTCATGCTGCCGCTGCTTTCGGTGGTGATGCCACTGCCGTTGCTGCCATGACTGCAGAGTCCATCTTCCGGGAATATGTGCGTATGATTGGCATCGGAGGCATAGCCATGGCAGGTGTGATTGGCATTGTCCGTTCTTCTGGCATTATTAAATCTGCAATCAGCCTTGCGGCCAAAGAGATTTTCAGCAAAACGGCAAACAGCGACAACAACCTGCGAACCCGCCGCGATTTGCCCATGAGCCTGATCATGGGTGGCATCCTGGTAACAGCTATACTGATCTTCGTATTCTTTCAGTTTGGAGTGGTTCAAAACCTAACGCATGCTTTGATCGGCTTGCTTATCGTGATGGTAATTGCTTTTTTGTTTACTACAGTAGCAGCCAATGCCATAGCCATTGTAGGAACCAATCCGGTTTCGGGCATGACTCTGATGACTTTGATCCTGACTTCCCTCGTTATGACATCCGTTGGATTATCGGGAGCTTCCGGCATGGTGGCTGCACTGGTGATCGGTGGCGTGGTTTGCACTGCCCTGTCAATGGCCGGAGGTTTTATCACCGACCTGAAGGTTGGTTACTGGTTAGGTTCATCGCCATATAAACAGGAAACCTGGAAATTTCTTGGAACCGTTGTTTCGGCAGCAACCGTTGGTGGTGTGATTATTATTCTGAACCAGACCTACGGTTTTAAAGGCGAAGGAGCGCTGGCAGCTCCCCAGGCCAACGCTATGGCTGCCGTAATAGAACCCATGATGACAGGCGGCGCAGCTCCCTGGCTCTTATACGCATCAGGCGCATTCCTTTCACTGATCCTTACTATGCTTGGAATTCCCGCGCTTGCATTTGCATTGGGAATGTTTATCCCGCTTGAACTTAACACACCTTTATTGGTTGGTGGTATTATAGCTTATTTCGTTCAGTCGCGAAGCAAAGATGTGGGTCTTAACAATGCCAGGAAAGAACGCGGAACTTTGATAGCCAGCGGATTTATTGCCGGTGGCGCTTTGATGGGTGTGGTAAGCGCTATGATGAAATTTGGCGGGCTGGATTGGCAAGCAGCAGAGTGGCTCAGATCCGACGGTTCACAATGGCTGGCAATAGCGATGTTTGCCCTGCTATGTGTGTATTTATACCGGAATTCTATAAAAGCTAAAGTGGAATGA